A portion of the Shewanella sp. SNU WT4 genome contains these proteins:
- a CDS encoding DUF294 nucleotidyltransferase-like domain-containing protein codes for MPLNASELQPIVQFLHGLVPFDGLSRELCEQVARRLQISYYSVNQRHVMLSPDCLNLHIVRSGAFEVKDAQGELLDRLGEGDYFGFPALLSGELSDNHVAILEDSLVYELDGDTFNQLQSDNRDFAKFFTRAYAKRLRNQARFKAKDQSTTSRIGALMARPALTIALHSQVTDAAKAMSQARVSSVVITDNDALVGIVTDRDLRNRVLAQGLDGRVPLANIMTPAPITISPNTLVFEAMSIMSEQHLHHLPVVEQGQVVGMLTSSDIIRSQGSQPLLLIGEINRQTAIDKLIVISRRIPELLQKLISADARADEIGRVLTSVTDALTRRLIELNCELLGTPPMAFCWLAFGSQGRQDQVACSDQDNALLLSDEPDAAAAEYFKTLSVNVCRSLDACGFVYCPGDIMAQNPKWRMSLKSWQAHFRQWVISPQPKALMHASIFFDMRSVYGPAELFNELQTKVLAVTKGNDIFLAGMAGNAIQTRPPLGFFRKFVLERDGSEVKGMDLKHRGNALVTDIARVYALSVGCTEVNTAKRLQALMNQGVISRRLALDLADAQEFIAHLRLANQGQQYAKQQSLSNFLKPGDISSLMRHQLQDAFKVVDDAQAGLRLAFLRSL; via the coding sequence ATGCCGCTAAATGCCAGTGAATTACAGCCTATCGTCCAGTTTCTTCATGGCTTAGTCCCCTTTGATGGTTTATCCCGTGAATTATGCGAGCAAGTAGCGCGGCGCTTACAAATTAGCTATTACAGCGTTAATCAACGCCATGTGATGTTATCCCCTGATTGCTTAAACCTACATATAGTGCGCAGCGGCGCCTTTGAAGTGAAAGATGCCCAAGGCGAGTTACTTGATAGGTTAGGTGAGGGCGATTACTTTGGTTTCCCCGCGCTATTATCGGGGGAGCTCAGTGATAACCATGTGGCGATTTTAGAAGATAGCTTAGTGTATGAGCTTGATGGCGATACTTTTAATCAGCTGCAATCTGATAATCGCGATTTCGCTAAGTTTTTCACCCGCGCTTATGCCAAGCGTCTACGCAATCAGGCCAGATTCAAGGCTAAAGATCAAAGTACAACTAGCCGCATTGGCGCCTTAATGGCGCGTCCGGCATTAACCATAGCGCTGCATAGCCAAGTGACCGACGCCGCTAAAGCCATGAGTCAGGCGCGAGTATCCTCAGTGGTGATTACCGATAACGACGCGCTGGTGGGCATAGTCACTGATCGTGATCTGCGTAATCGGGTCTTAGCTCAAGGCTTAGATGGTCGTGTGCCGCTCGCTAACATCATGACGCCTGCGCCTATTACTATCTCGCCCAATACCTTAGTGTTTGAAGCTATGAGTATTATGAGTGAGCAGCACTTGCATCATTTGCCTGTGGTGGAGCAAGGGCAAGTGGTTGGCATGTTAACTAGTTCAGACATTATTCGCTCGCAAGGCTCGCAGCCTTTGCTGTTAATTGGTGAAATTAATCGCCAAACCGCCATAGATAAGCTGATTGTGATAAGTCGGCGCATTCCTGAATTATTGCAAAAATTAATCAGTGCCGATGCCAGAGCCGATGAGATAGGGCGAGTATTAACCTCAGTCACAGATGCGCTGACGCGCCGCTTAATTGAACTTAATTGTGAATTATTAGGCACGCCGCCCATGGCATTCTGCTGGTTAGCTTTTGGATCTCAAGGGCGGCAAGACCAAGTGGCGTGTTCTGATCAAGACAATGCCTTGCTGTTAAGTGATGAACCCGATGCTGCTGCCGCTGAGTATTTCAAAACCTTAAGCGTCAATGTGTGCCGCAGTTTAGATGCCTGTGGTTTTGTGTATTGCCCGGGCGACATTATGGCGCAAAACCCTAAGTGGCGAATGTCACTTAAGTCTTGGCAAGCCCATTTTCGGCAATGGGTCATTAGTCCGCAGCCTAAAGCATTAATGCACGCCAGTATCTTTTTTGATATGCGCTCAGTCTATGGACCCGCTGAGCTGTTTAATGAATTGCAAACCAAGGTGCTGGCAGTCACCAAAGGCAATGATATTTTCTTAGCGGGTATGGCTGGCAATGCCATACAAACGCGCCCGCCATTAGGTTTCTTTCGTAAATTTGTGCTGGAGCGTGATGGCTCGGAAGTTAAAGGCATGGATTTAAAGCACAGAGGCAATGCTCTCGTGACAGATATTGCTCGGGTGTACGCCTTAAGTGTGGGCTGCACTGAAGTTAATACGGCGAAACGCTTGCAAGCGCTGATGAATCAAGGCGTTATATCACGCCGTTTAGCCCTAGATTTAGCCGATGCCCAAGAGTTTATTGCCCATTTGCGCTTAGCCAATCAAGGCCAGCAATATGCTAAGCAGCAGAGTCTCTCCAATTTTCTAAAACCTGGGGATATTTCAAGCTTAATGCGCCATCAACTGCAAGATGCCTTTAAAGTGGTGGATGATGCGCAAGCTGGCCTGCGCTTAGCGTTTTTACGGAGCTTATAA
- a CDS encoding DMT family transporter has translation MLYLFPLLAVTIWAGNAIVNKLSVGLIDPQAISFYRWFFAMVCLTPFVIMKVWRNRDQIKPLLPKLTTLALLGMVLNQSLAYFAAATTSATNMALITSLVPIFSLFLAIPLLKQKLSPLAVVGSLLSLFGLVFMLSHGNISQLSIGVTQGDLLLLISALVYALYGVLLKRWQLPLATWESVYMQGMIAVVLLTPLLFMSPSLAISQESAPLIMYAAIGASLIAPWAWINGIAKLGADSASVFFNLMPIIAAILAAIILNESLGIYHYIGGSLVIAGVLLVQMKPKLAANAKLACAK, from the coding sequence ATGTTGTATTTATTTCCCTTGCTCGCCGTTACTATTTGGGCTGGCAACGCCATTGTTAACAAGCTATCCGTTGGCCTCATAGATCCTCAAGCCATTTCTTTTTACCGCTGGTTTTTTGCCATGGTGTGCTTAACGCCGTTTGTGATAATGAAAGTCTGGCGTAATCGTGATCAAATCAAGCCATTACTGCCAAAGTTAACCACATTGGCCCTGCTTGGCATGGTGCTTAACCAAAGCTTGGCGTATTTTGCAGCGGCGACCACCAGCGCGACGAATATGGCACTCATCACCTCATTGGTACCGATTTTCAGCTTATTTTTAGCCATCCCCCTGCTTAAGCAAAAACTGTCACCGCTCGCCGTTGTTGGCAGCTTGCTCTCATTGTTTGGCTTAGTATTTATGCTAAGTCACGGCAACATAAGTCAATTGTCCATAGGCGTGACCCAAGGTGATTTATTGCTGCTGATCAGCGCCTTAGTGTATGCGCTTTATGGTGTGCTACTTAAACGCTGGCAACTGCCATTAGCCACTTGGGAGTCGGTTTACATGCAAGGCATGATAGCCGTCGTGTTGTTAACGCCGTTATTGTTTATGAGTCCAAGTCTTGCCATCTCGCAAGAGTCGGCGCCATTAATTATGTACGCCGCTATTGGCGCATCGTTAATTGCACCTTGGGCATGGATCAATGGTATTGCTAAACTTGGCGCCGATAGCGCCAGCGTATTCTTTAACTTAATGCCGATTATCGCCGCAATATTAGCAGCCATCATTCTCAATGAAAGCTTAGGGATTTATCACTATATCGGTGGCAGCTTAGTGATTGCCGGCGTACTGCTAGTGCAAATGAAACCCAAATTGGCCGCTAACGCTAAGCTTGCTTGTGCTAAGTGA
- a CDS encoding helix-turn-helix transcriptional regulator — MKTVYHPLKIAPVANAEIFFNFQDFLPHTVTPSHQHEWGQVQFISAGTMELYAKGQRLVSPSQFAIWVPAGVEHQSYTRRGIHYCAMNIIAAKTDVLPLEPCLLAISEITQAIINDLRLRQITLASTDADKRLVAVLVDELIKSPVMPEFLPSSQDKLLQPMLAALDSEPANSNSIKQWAALLHTSERTLARRCQEILGMSFTELRQRHKFIYSLQLLREGLSIKDVALMLGYNQTSPFIVMFKKYAQSSPEQYRRQLGHD; from the coding sequence GTGAAAACAGTTTACCATCCCCTAAAAATTGCACCTGTAGCCAATGCTGAGATTTTCTTTAATTTTCAGGATTTTTTACCCCATACAGTCACTCCCAGTCATCAGCATGAGTGGGGCCAAGTGCAATTTATCAGCGCTGGCACTATGGAGCTGTATGCCAAGGGGCAAAGGTTAGTTTCACCGTCACAGTTTGCTATTTGGGTACCCGCTGGTGTTGAACATCAAAGCTATACTCGCCGCGGCATTCATTACTGCGCCATGAACATTATTGCCGCTAAGACGGATGTGTTACCGCTTGAACCTTGTTTGCTGGCAATTTCAGAGATAACCCAAGCCATTATTAATGATTTGCGCTTACGGCAAATTACCTTAGCCAGTACCGATGCGGATAAGCGCTTAGTGGCAGTGTTAGTCGATGAACTGATTAAAAGCCCAGTCATGCCAGAGTTTTTACCTTCAAGCCAAGATAAATTATTGCAACCTATGCTGGCAGCCTTAGATAGTGAACCTGCCAACAGCAATAGCATTAAGCAATGGGCCGCATTACTTCATACCAGTGAGCGCACCTTAGCGCGCCGCTGCCAAGAAATATTAGGCATGAGTTTTACTGAGTTAAGGCAGCGCCATAAATTTATCTATTCATTACAGTTATTGCGTGAAGGGCTATCTATCAAGGATGTCGCCTTGATGTTAGGTTATAACCAAACATCACCTTTTATTGTGATGTTTAAGAAATATGCGCAGTCATCGCCAGAGCAATACCGCCGCCAACTTGGGCATGACTAA
- a CDS encoding exonuclease domain-containing protein: MAWFHQWLSMGSPWQRRYANTLERAAASTTSCLLKEYYHSQVPLASLAMADLPLLVFDLEMTGLDANKDQIVSIGWVGIDKGKIALATAGSCILAIDGHIGQSACIHGIVDSVSQEGISLTSGLEQLITAAHGRLLVAHHAPLDLGFLAHHGKQVWGEPLCLHAIDTLTFEQQRFQLRQQAIGSDDLRLGACRARYHLPIYPAHSAFMDALACAELLLAQLASAKPTQWQHLLVSA, from the coding sequence ATGGCATGGTTTCACCAGTGGTTATCCATGGGCTCACCTTGGCAGCGGCGCTATGCCAATACCTTAGAGCGGGCAGCGGCGAGCACCACATCGTGCTTACTGAAAGAGTATTACCACAGCCAAGTGCCCTTAGCGTCTCTGGCTATGGCCGATTTACCTTTGCTCGTGTTTGATTTAGAAATGACTGGACTTGATGCCAATAAAGATCAAATCGTCAGTATCGGCTGGGTGGGAATTGATAAGGGCAAAATTGCGCTCGCCACAGCGGGCAGCTGCATCTTAGCGATTGATGGTCATATTGGCCAAAGCGCCTGTATTCATGGAATTGTCGATAGTGTCAGTCAAGAGGGCATTAGCTTAACATCTGGCCTTGAGCAGCTAATTACCGCCGCCCACGGGCGCTTGCTGGTGGCGCATCACGCGCCGTTAGATTTAGGGTTTCTTGCCCATCATGGCAAGCAAGTATGGGGCGAGCCCTTATGCTTACATGCCATAGATACACTAACGTTCGAGCAGCAAAGATTCCAGTTAAGGCAACAAGCCATTGGCAGCGATGATTTACGATTAGGGGCCTGCCGCGCCCGTTATCATTTACCTATTTATCCCGCACATAGCGCATTTATGGACGCATTGGCCTGCGCTGAGCTATTACTCGCTCAGCTTGCCTCTGCCAAACCGACCCAATGGCAGCACTTATTGGTCTCGGCTTAA
- the mfd gene encoding transcription-repair coupling factor produces the protein MSEFSLLSAPAALAMPAIRYLNVSTGVARALTLARLTQAHQGSSVIITPDTPTALALEAELSYLLPAANVVLFPDRETLPYDSFSPHQDLVSQRLAALSRLASGDATLLIVPITTLMVRLPPCQFMTANVMVLKPGDKYSLQTMRQALTDTGYHLVDQVYEHGEFAIRGSILDLFPSGAREPIRIELFDDEVESIRYFDPETQRSNEALPELSMLPAKEFPTDAKGLELFRQQYRRRFEVTSKAPESVYQMVSRGLMPAGIENYLPLFFDDTASLFDYLPANSRLITLGNIDGACRHHLQEINNRFIDRNIDSQRPLLSPEELFLLPEQIFAQFKQYQRFALENDHPKAMQAKASPVPDVAVNHKLKQPLQALDTFLKQYPGRVLFSAESEGRREALLELFAKINVKPGLFPHLESFINSKSQIGLIVSPLSQGCELNDSHVTIICETELFGARISQKRRRDKQKQVSQDMLVKNLAELKVGQAVVHLDHGVGLYQGLVTLDVGGISAEYLLLEYANADKLYVPVSSLHLISRFNSTDQDNLALNRLGNETWSKAKRKAIERIRDVAAELLDVYARREARGGTACDLDEQEYAQFCDGFPFEETVDQESAIKAVLADMCQPKTMDRLVCGDVGFGKTEVAMRAAFVAVNSGKQVVVLVPTTLLAQQHYENFKDRFADWPIEIEVMSRFKTAKEQQQVLEQLSQGKVDIVIGTHKLLQAEAKFENLGLLVIDEEHRFGVRQKEKIKALRANVDILTLTATPIPRTLNMAMSGMRDLSIIATAPAKRLAVKTFVREYDKATAKEAIMREILRGGQVYYLHNNVESIEKSAQEIRDLVPEARVATAHGQMRERELERVMSDFYHQKFNVLVCTTIIETGIDVPSANTIIIDNADHFGLAQLHQLRGRVGRSHHQAYAYLMTPHPKRMTTDARKRLEAIDALEELGAGFMLATQDLEIRGAGELLGDEQSGHIGKIGFSLYMELLEGAVEALKKGKEPSLANLLAQQAEIELRIPALLPEDYVGDVNMRLSLYKRIANANTADLLDELRVELIDRFGLLPEPAKNLMELTLYKHQATELGLKKVEWHANGGSIEFGEHHSIDAGFIISLLQTQPQIYRMDGPNKLKFNIPAPTAKDRLALVKQMLEHFSGHQMVQR, from the coding sequence ATGAGCGAGTTTTCTTTGTTATCCGCGCCAGCAGCACTAGCCATGCCGGCCATTCGTTATCTTAATGTATCGACTGGCGTTGCCCGCGCCTTAACCTTAGCGCGATTAACTCAAGCCCATCAAGGCTCAAGCGTTATCATTACTCCTGATACGCCAACGGCGCTAGCCCTAGAAGCCGAGCTCAGTTATTTGCTCCCGGCCGCCAACGTGGTGCTGTTTCCCGACCGAGAAACCTTGCCTTATGACAGTTTCTCACCACATCAAGACCTAGTGTCACAACGCCTTGCCGCCTTATCCCGCTTAGCGTCAGGCGATGCCACCCTTTTGATAGTGCCTATCACCACCTTAATGGTGCGCCTGCCACCTTGCCAGTTTATGACTGCCAACGTCATGGTATTAAAACCAGGTGACAAGTACAGCCTACAAACCATGCGCCAAGCCTTAACCGACACTGGCTATCATTTGGTTGACCAAGTGTATGAACATGGCGAATTTGCTATTCGCGGCTCTATTTTAGACTTATTTCCAAGCGGCGCTCGCGAGCCCATTCGTATTGAATTGTTCGATGATGAAGTGGAATCTATTCGCTACTTTGACCCAGAAACTCAGCGCTCAAATGAGGCGCTGCCTGAGTTAAGCATGCTGCCGGCCAAAGAATTTCCAACCGATGCCAAAGGCTTAGAGCTGTTTCGCCAGCAATATCGCCGCCGTTTTGAGGTGACCAGTAAGGCGCCAGAATCTGTCTATCAAATGGTGAGCCGCGGCTTAATGCCAGCAGGCATTGAAAACTACTTGCCATTGTTCTTTGATGATACCGCGAGTTTATTTGATTACTTGCCCGCCAATAGCCGCTTAATTACCTTAGGCAATATTGATGGCGCCTGTCGTCATCATCTGCAAGAAATTAATAACCGTTTTATTGACCGCAACATAGATAGTCAAAGACCACTGTTATCTCCTGAAGAACTGTTTTTATTGCCTGAGCAAATATTTGCCCAATTTAAGCAATATCAGCGTTTTGCTTTGGAAAATGATCATCCTAAAGCCATGCAAGCCAAGGCGAGCCCAGTTCCTGATGTGGCGGTTAATCACAAACTTAAGCAGCCACTGCAAGCCTTAGACACTTTTTTAAAGCAGTACCCAGGCCGAGTACTCTTTAGCGCCGAATCCGAAGGGCGCCGTGAAGCTCTGCTGGAACTGTTCGCCAAAATCAATGTAAAACCGGGTCTTTTCCCGCACCTTGAATCTTTTATCAATAGTAAGAGCCAGATAGGTCTTATCGTTTCGCCCTTGTCTCAAGGCTGCGAGCTCAACGATAGTCACGTGACTATCATTTGTGAAACTGAGCTATTTGGCGCGCGTATTTCGCAAAAACGCCGCCGCGATAAGCAAAAGCAAGTCAGCCAAGATATGTTGGTTAAGAACTTAGCTGAGCTAAAAGTGGGCCAAGCGGTAGTGCATCTTGATCATGGTGTCGGCTTATATCAAGGACTGGTTACCTTAGATGTCGGCGGCATTAGCGCTGAATATTTACTCCTAGAATATGCCAACGCCGATAAATTGTATGTCCCAGTATCATCTCTGCATTTAATCAGCCGCTTTAACAGCACTGACCAAGACAATTTAGCCTTAAACCGCTTAGGCAATGAAACTTGGAGTAAAGCCAAGCGTAAAGCCATAGAGCGCATACGCGATGTTGCCGCGGAATTACTTGATGTCTACGCTCGGCGTGAAGCGCGCGGTGGCACCGCCTGCGACCTGGATGAACAAGAATACGCCCAGTTTTGCGATGGCTTTCCGTTTGAAGAAACTGTCGACCAAGAAAGCGCTATCAAGGCCGTGCTTGCCGATATGTGTCAGCCTAAGACCATGGATAGATTGGTGTGTGGCGATGTGGGCTTTGGTAAAACCGAAGTGGCCATGCGCGCGGCGTTCGTGGCCGTCAACTCTGGCAAACAAGTGGTAGTGTTAGTACCCACTACCTTGCTCGCGCAGCAACATTACGAAAACTTCAAAGACAGATTTGCTGATTGGCCCATTGAAATTGAAGTCATGAGCCGTTTTAAAACCGCTAAAGAGCAGCAGCAAGTACTGGAGCAATTAAGCCAAGGCAAAGTCGATATTGTGATTGGTACCCATAAACTGCTGCAAGCCGAAGCTAAGTTTGAAAATCTAGGGTTACTGGTTATCGATGAAGAGCACAGGTTTGGGGTGCGTCAAAAAGAGAAAATCAAAGCGCTGCGCGCCAATGTTGATATTTTAACCCTAACCGCAACCCCTATTCCACGCACCTTAAACATGGCCATGTCAGGCATGCGCGATTTATCCATTATCGCCACCGCCCCAGCCAAACGTTTAGCGGTAAAAACCTTTGTGCGTGAGTACGATAAAGCCACTGCCAAAGAAGCCATCATGCGTGAAATCTTGCGTGGCGGCCAAGTGTATTATTTGCATAATAACGTCGAGTCCATTGAAAAAAGTGCCCAAGAAATTCGTGATCTAGTGCCAGAAGCGCGCGTCGCAACAGCCCATGGCCAGATGCGTGAACGCGAACTTGAGCGGGTGATGAGTGATTTTTATCATCAGAAATTCAATGTGTTAGTCTGCACTACTATTATCGAAACTGGTATCGATGTGCCGAGCGCCAATACCATCATTATTGATAATGCCGACCATTTTGGCTTGGCTCAGCTGCACCAGTTACGCGGACGCGTGGGACGCTCGCACCATCAGGCCTACGCCTATTTAATGACGCCGCATCCTAAGCGCATGACCACAGATGCGAGAAAACGCCTTGAAGCCATTGATGCCCTAGAAGAATTGGGCGCAGGCTTTATGCTCGCCACCCAAGACTTAGAAATTCGCGGCGCCGGTGAATTACTGGGCGATGAGCAAAGTGGTCATATAGGTAAAATTGGCTTTAGCCTGTATATGGAGCTGCTAGAAGGCGCGGTTGAAGCCCTGAAAAAAGGCAAAGAGCCGTCACTGGCTAACTTATTAGCCCAGCAAGCTGAGATTGAACTGCGTATTCCAGCCTTACTGCCAGAAGACTATGTCGGTGATGTTAATATGCGTTTGTCGCTGTATAAGCGCATTGCCAATGCCAACACGGCAGATCTGCTGGATGAGCTCAGAGTCGAACTGATTGATAGATTTGGATTATTGCCAGAGCCGGCTAAAAACTTAATGGAGCTCACCCTCTATAAGCATCAAGCCACTGAGCTTGGGCTTAAAAAGGTTGAATGGCACGCAAACGGTGGCAGCATTGAATTTGGTGAACACCATTCCATAGATGCCGGCTTCATTATTAGCCTGTTACAAACTCAGCCACAAATATATCGAATGGATGGGCCTAATAAGCTAAAGTTCAACATACCAGCGCCAACGGCCAAAGATAGATTAGCGTTAGTCAAACAAATGCTCGAACATTTTAGTGGCCATCAAATGGTGCAGCGCTAA
- a CDS encoding peptidoglycan binding protein CsiV: MLPTPVKSVVMVLLTSMAMGFAPATYAKEAWFEVEVYLFSRNVNANDIQEALPEKAVVPNTSNSLNLKTEAGQAGVHNSNKAYLLAGNGQFSQYINSINRERGTAGLLHLTWRQNMQSRPSSTPIHLFGGRDFTSQYDLMGNKVMAGGDLALDTLTVQDSAQDGPQVQSGAVITAGNGQVINQAEVLPMGIAPQLQPNVWQLDGNLLIYLDHFLYIETNLVLRVEGEKINLQEAVHSFSNQDASVMETSSANPLAFSGSVSGNNAPSAVPSPYLYAVPMKQNRRVRSNELHYFDNPRFGMLIQIRKLN; encoded by the coding sequence GTGTTGCCTACCCCAGTAAAAAGCGTGGTAATGGTATTATTGACGAGCATGGCCATGGGCTTTGCTCCAGCCACTTATGCCAAAGAAGCTTGGTTTGAAGTTGAGGTGTATCTATTTAGCCGCAACGTCAATGCCAATGACATCCAAGAGGCATTGCCTGAAAAGGCCGTTGTTCCAAATACCAGTAACAGTTTGAATCTAAAAACTGAAGCCGGACAAGCGGGCGTGCACAATAGCAACAAAGCTTACTTATTAGCTGGCAACGGTCAGTTCTCCCAATACATAAATAGTATTAACCGTGAGCGCGGCACTGCGGGTTTGCTGCATCTCACCTGGCGCCAAAACATGCAATCACGCCCAAGTTCAACCCCAATTCATTTATTTGGTGGTAGAGACTTCACGAGTCAGTATGATCTTATGGGTAATAAAGTAATGGCTGGCGGCGATTTAGCCCTTGATACCCTTACTGTGCAAGATAGTGCGCAAGATGGCCCTCAAGTGCAAAGCGGCGCCGTCATCACAGCTGGCAATGGTCAGGTCATCAACCAAGCCGAAGTGCTACCCATGGGTATTGCGCCACAATTGCAGCCTAATGTGTGGCAACTTGATGGTAATTTATTGATATATTTAGATCACTTTCTTTATATCGAAACCAATTTAGTGCTGCGGGTTGAAGGCGAGAAGATTAACTTGCAAGAAGCCGTGCATAGCTTTAGTAACCAAGATGCTAGCGTAATGGAAACCAGCAGTGCTAACCCATTAGCATTTAGCGGTAGTGTGAGCGGCAATAATGCGCCAAGCGCGGTACCCTCGCCTTACCTTTATGCCGTCCCAATGAAGCAAAATCGACGCGTGCGCAGTAATGAACTGCATTACTTTGATAACCCACGCTTTGGCATGTTAATTCAAATCCGCAAGTTAAATTAA